In the Castor canadensis chromosome 1, mCasCan1.hap1v2, whole genome shotgun sequence genome, AAATCCTTTCTCCTTACTGCTGCACTATGGTTCTGGCTTCTACCCACTGCAACACACTTATCCTCAAATATATAATTCTAATCTCTGGAGGCTGGCAGCTTGACTTGGCACTTTAGGGCCCCTTAGCAGAATGTGCTGTTAAAACAGTACACATTGCTCACCCCCTCTTCCTCCATTCCCTGTTgggttttggaaaggaaggatACATGGGGACCACCTCCCTTCTCTTTGATCCTAGCACCTCAGTCTCCCGAATCTCCATATAGCTCTTAATGGTGCTCACTTGCTTGGAAGCAGGCTCCCAAGAGGGAGGGGGCTGCCCTCTACACAGTCTCTTTGACCATAAGACAGGGCGTATCAGTGAGAAAAGTCCCAGGCTAAGGCAGAAATTTGCACTTTgaacatgtgtgtttttgtgttgtGGAACCTGAAATTCCTTATTTATTAATGGAAAGTCTGACTGGGGGGTGGGGGTCTTCATTGCTATATTTTGTGGGGCTGGGAGAGATACGATTATTCTGATACGGGATCCTTTCCATAAGAGGTACTTTGAAGGCAAGGCATAGGGTTGAAGAAGCACAGCCAGCCTCTAAAATCATAGCTCTCTGGTGGCCTTTAAAGAAAACTGGTCCTCAGCACTAACAATCACTACAGTAGCCTAGTGCTTTTTTGGAAGCCATCTTAGGGAAGGATGGTAGGTTCGGGATAACTAGTGTGCTGTCTGAGATCTTTAAAGAGCATTGACATTTAGGAATTTTGAGGGGATGAGGAGTATTGTGTTGTTCAGGGTCTGAAATACagataaaagatttttttcttgtgcatttattttcttttcctgtcctcACTGTTTTCCTACATATATCTTCCTACTGGCCTGACTCAggccccttgttttgtttttgttctttgctttgctttgtcatTGGTTCATTCCAGCTCCCTGTGAGTGAAGGAACAAAATCTATGAGTCCtaaagtttttagtttttttaatcccTTTTAGTAACATCtatgaagagaaaaggtttgatAGACAGTTGATAGTCTGTATAATGGAGTTGGCTTTCATCTGAGTTACCACTTCCTATGGAGTAGGGATTTTCATGTGTTGTGGAGTGCTTATTGCTGTCAATGGGAGACAAAGGTAGTGTACAAATTCATAACTTTCAGAAGACTAAAAACTTACTTTAGCTCATTTTTAGAGATTTAGAAGGACAGTGCCTATACTTCTGTGTACCTCAGAAGCTAGGACTGAAGGCTTACTCTATTTATTACCAGAAATATATGGTGAATGTTGGAAAAATGGAATTTTGCTAAGAACAAAGTAAGGAACAACTTGTTTTTTACAAACACTAAAACTATAAAGTTTATCACTTTTCTCTTTGATTTACTTTTTCCCAAAAAGAAGAGTGACAAAATGTCATCTCTGAAAGAGGCTTACTGTACACCCACTAGTGTCAGTGGCTGGGATACCAGAGAATAGGGAGTGAAACACCTACTGTGAACAGTGTTGAATGCACTATTGTTCTTTTAGAGTGTTGCAGATTTGCCATCCCTCCAATGGGAGGgtagaaaatgaaatgagaatagAAAGGATGTAGAATATGCTTTCATGCCCACAGGGTTTGCAATTAACTTTGATAGTGTTGAGTAGGTTTAAAATACTGTTAAGATTGATGGGATGGGTCTGCAATGGTGTAGCTCTGTTTTGTACTACTTCACTAGCTAGCATCTATATCCTACGCTTACCTTTTGTCTTTGTCAGACTTTTTAATCTCCATAAATTAATTTCACTTACAGTGATTACTCATCAAATACTGTAGTCACCAACAGTAACGCAAACTGCATTACAAACAAATCTCTCCTCTTTCTGGGATGGGGGAAAATATATTCTTCCCTATACCTCACTCCCCACCCCATGAAATACTTAGTTATAAttggaaactttctgtctttgcggggggggggggtggggagattGGGTCCTCTTCACAGCTACCACTTGCCAACAATAAATTATTGTAGCAGTttgcaataaattttaaaatatttttcatggacttaatatttttctttttaagaaaggaGTACTAGCGTAGGATAGAGTCAATATAAGCAAACTAAGccccatttccatttcttttctattcataatgtttattttattgtccTTTCAAGGAGCGCTTTTAATCTTGAAAATCTGTATTTCATACTCTTAATAAAATTTTGCTACCTATTCTCCCCACTTCATATTTTTCATCTTGAATTGGCAATTCTAAATTCTAAGTTGAGATACAGCTATCAAAATTTCTGGGAAATGTGCTTCCCCCTTCTTTGTGGTAGCCCATGGTATTTTTCATAATTAGAGTTCTTAATATGTTTCAAATAATTTAGGCAAACACTGGCAGGGAGTCTTGgggataaagaaaattattaaggAATATGAAAACATCCACATAGAGCACTTGAAACCTCCTTTGTACCTGTTTGGAGGAAAAAGCTTATAAAATATACTACCAACCCAAATAAGGTTATTATAGTCTTGTTATTTGAAGTACCagttttttcctcctcctttttcccattttccaatgtattcaagaaaaatgaaaaattgtaatGGATCAATTATATTTCCTAAAAACTCTTTTGCCTGTTGAAATGCGCAGGACCCTTCTCCTTTGACGGGAGAGATGAGTAGTTACCTGAATCTAGGTTGAAAAAGTTATGTAAACAGAAATTACAATAAAAGGGATACTTTGCTTTTcaaatcttttgttttctcttatccTAGGTAAGGCATATCCAAAATAAgtatgtaaagaagaaaaataaaagttgtctTCGTGGAAGCAACTTGTCTTCTATGATCGTACTAAATTAAGTTATCCCAGGAGTGAAACAGTTGATTCTGCCAAGTAAGCACACTTAAGTACCCTCAGGGCATGTTTTGCGTGTGGTTTACTAAAGGTTGCTCTTTGTTTAGAGAACCACACTTCTGACTGAGTTCTTGATTTCTAATGCTGAAATGCTGTAGTGATTCTGTGATCAGCAAATTTGGAAACCTTGATATTTCAGTAGCTTTCTATTAGGAAATCTAGCTCTATTCATCTAGTAGAAGAACATTGGGTGCTATGAGGGAAACCTCACTGTGATAGTGACAAAACCTTGATATTTAAGTGCTCCACAAAAATTAATACTTCCATCTCAAGTactaacaacaacagcaaaacgaTAATCTTCCTACCAAAAGTTTGACTGTCATGGCTAACCaggtcttgtttctttttctcttacatGCCTCATTTATTGTTTACCTTTGTAAATTTGCTTATGAAATGGCATGTGTTCCAACTTACATGGCAGCATCTATTATGAGAGATGGTGGACACTAATTGATCCATTGGGGATGAAATTTGCACACTTTACCCAATTGTCGTCACTCTTGAGTGAAAGGCAGTAGAATGACAACTCTCCAAGCAGGTTTTAACTCATTTGTTCTAATTTTTCTGAACATGTTTTAGTTCTTGTTCTCTTTCAAAGGCTagctcattttcttattttgttaagCAAGGAGAATGACTGGGacagtggaaaaaaaagaagcatgttGTCACTTGAGAGCAGCTGCCTGACAAATATTACCAACATAGGGTTGGGTGTTTCCTTTGGAAGAGTACAGGCCTAAACAGTGCCTTCCACATCCTGTAGCTACCAAGAAGGCACTATGATTGAGAGTAGAGATACTTTAttagctgatttttttcttccttggtggtactggggtttgaacttgggacttcatgttaggtaggcactctactggttgagccatACCTCAAGCCCTGATTTTTAGATATAATTGAAGCAAAAGGATTAGAGGGGAGAGATGACCTGTTTCATGTAATCTTTGTTTCTTGCACAAAATGTGAGCTGTCTAAAGAAATTGGAAAGTCAGTGGAGAAAACAGCAATAGAACCAATGAACTGTATATAAATTTGAGCCTAGATTTTGGATTTTAATTCTTCAAGCTTTTTCCTTGTATAAAATGGGAAAACTAATATTTATCCCAGGATTATTCTAAGAATCAAATGAAGTTCTTAAAGCCTTTATACAGTATGTAATTCATGGTGTATGTTTAATAAATGGCACCTACATCAGTAACACTTAATGAACACTTTGCCAGGTCAGAACAAAAAGACAGACATGAGGAGCATAAGGGAAGGGATAATAAAATGAACTGattatattgtatataaaataaattacattaggCCAGGGTGTCATGAGGATTAGTGTGATAGTGACCTTGTTGCTAAgtacaaaagcaaaacaatgacATAAAACAAGTGTGCTAAGTACTGAGTGGAGGAAAGAGATGGGCAGAgactggaggggaaaaaaaaaaaagcttattaaAAGGGCCCTTTGATTCCACAGGCAAAAAAATCCACAGCCAGGAATTTGCTGCCACCTCTGAGTCagacggggtgggggtgggggtgcacaATCCCATTAAAGAATGCCCAGTGTGGACTTAGTCTGTGAGAGTCACATTTCTTATTTGGGCCAATGTAGACAGAAGCAAACCCGCTCATTTGTTTCTTGGGACAGTTGAATTAGGGGATGGCTTTTGCAGAGCATTCACCCCTGACCCTTCACCGCCAGGACCTCTGTAGCCGCTCTATCTGGCTAGCAAGGAAGATTCGTTCAGACCTGACTTCTCTTATGGAATCTTATGTAAGTTGTCTTATTTTACTATTATCTATTTCCATTTCCCTTCATTTCTTCTACTCCAACTCCTCACCATCATGTTCCAGCCCCATAACCAATTATAATGACTGCATGGTGATACAGTCACTCATATATATATAGGACACCTATTATGACATGGGCTTTTCCATTGAGGAAACTTATGTAACTTACTGTCTTCCTCAGATTGTTTAGGAGACATGCTGTTCCTTGAATGAGAAAATACATGGATTCACGTGGGCTTACTTTATATCTTGGAGGCTATTCCTAATTTGATTGCCTTTGTTCTGAATCCTAATCCATTAACCATGGCCCTCTTAAGTTTGGGTTCTTCATAGACATTGTTCTGAATTTTTGAGCTATGTAAATGGAAGAGGTTTATAGGATTAGGAGGAAGAGTACTATGAACTTGGGAAATTTGTAAATCCAACCAACTTCTACACAGGATAAGTCACCCACATTTTAGTATTACACATCAACAGTGTCCATGTGTCTAAACAGAAAGCTATTGAAAGTATTCCCTGGAGTCTATGGAAGTGTCAAATTCTTTAGGAATTAACCGTGGAGTTTCAAGTTTGTTTTCTGATACGAGGATACCCAATCAATTTCCACCTATGACCTGCTGTGATAATACTCCAAGCCCCTACCTGAAGTTCTAAATTTAAGTTTTCTGAGAATTGGTTTATCTTTGAATAGTCCAGCTAGTtagattaactttaaaaaaattgattcctgtattttaaaaaagattgatCTCATCACCATTAAGAATGAACAATGGGGGTAGGGAGTGTAGGAAATTACTTAATAATGGCTTTCAGTCTCCCTATGTGATCAGTGCCTTTATGTATGTTTAAAATACTTAAACTCCACTATGATTAAAATATTCCAGTTTTCAGGATAAAGTCTGGAGTGAGAAAGACAAATTGGAAATCACTAGTTTCTACCTTTTAGAACTTGATGAAAGCAGAGCATTCTTCTAGGGAAAATGCGCAGACATTCAATTTTAGGGAGTAAAGTCTAGTCATGGATCCCAAATGAAGTTTCCATTCTAGACACTTTACTTTCTTACAACTTGGATCCTTGACTAGGGAGGTAAAGGAGGTTTTTACATGTGATTTAAGTAAGGATACTAGGGTAATTACAGAAGGTGTGTTTCCCTATATCCTTGGCCAGGTGACACATCAGGGCCTGAACAAGAATGTCAACCTGGACTCTGTGGATGGTGTGCCAGTGGCAAGCACTGATCAGTGGAGTGAGCTTACCGAGGCAGAGCGACTCCAAGAGAACCTCCAAGCTTATCGTATCTTCCATGTTATGTTAGCCAAGCTTTTGGAAGACCAGCAGGTGCATTTTACCCCAACTGAAAGTGACTTCCATCAGGCAATACATACCCTTCTGCTCCAAGTTTCTGCCTTTGCCTACCAGCTAGAGGAGTTAATGGTGCTTCTGGAACACAAGATCCCCCCGAATGAGGCTGATGGAATGCCTGTTGCTGTTGGAGAAGGCCTCTTTGAGAAGAAGCTGTGGGGCCTAAAGGTGCTTCAAGAGCTTTCACAGTGGACGGTGAGGTCCATCCATGACCTTCATGTCATTTCTTCTCATCAGATGGGAATCCCAGCACAAGAGAGCTATTACATGGCTAAGGACAAGAAAATGTagccctctctctttttcttactttctgtttTAATGGAGTACATATAGTTTTCTGGGGCTCATTTCCCCATCTTCAGTTTTTGAAAACCTTTAAGACTACAAGCATTTTCATCAAGTAGAAGTGGAGACATGGACAAATGGACATACAGATTTAGTCTGGGATGCATGCATGCTTACATGCATGTGTGTTGGGGGTATAAGAGATTGAAAGCAGGGATATCCTTCCAACTTAGTGCCCTAACCCTCCTGCCCACTAAGTAACCTTTCCAGGCATTTAACAACCTTAGAAGAGATAATATTCTAACTCTAGATTTGGATGAATTCTGAGAAGACTGAACCAGTAAATTGAAAGTCATGATTTTCTAACCAAACTCTAacacagtaaaaaataataatagctaacatttatggaATATCTGCTGTATTGAGGCAGTGTGCATTATATAAAACTTACATAATACAGTGTGTATTATGTGTAACTTACAACAACCTTGTGAGAGAAGTGGTGTTATTCCCCTTGGCAGATGAAAAATCAGGCTCACAGAGCCTCAGTTAAAGTCACATAGCTCCACGTGGAACACTAAGTTTGAACCAAGGTCCTCACTGTAATTAGAGGGAATTGTGAACCTCTATCACTGTGTCTCTTCGTCTCAGAGGGTTAGAAAATATGTCCATGTAtacccccagtactgaaaaataagtcCCATTTTACATCTTCATAAGTTAACAGCAAACCATAGCATTAAAGGCGGTATTTGTTGCCCATATCTGGCAAAGAACAGAGTACCTGTAGATCTTAAAATTCTGTTTCAGGAAAAGATGAAACCCACCAGATTTCAAACCTTAAAAGCTGGGAATGTGCAGTAATTCATCCTGGCTTAAAGTATGTGCTAATGTATTTATTGCTGTACTTTCTGAGTTGGGCATTGTTTTAATAGGTTACCTCATGTTTACTGCAATCAGCCATCCAGTGATACAATAAGGCACTGGTGTCCCAAGCATTCACAGACAGTGGGTGGAATACTACTCAAGTTAAAAAGTCACAAAACTATCACCTCACATTCTTTGGATTTAGTCATGAGGAGAAAGTGAGGCTATGCTGGGACTTCCAGAAATTCAGAAACAATATACAGTAAAGGCTCTGCTGCACATCAAATGGGCAGAGTTCTGCACGTAATGATGAGAGAACCACACATAGTATGGAGTGCAGGGAAATGCGGACATTCATGGGAAAAGTCACTTGCAGTGAGGACCATTTTCTAGTAGTAGGTGTAAATCTAAAAGTTCTCAAACATCATTTATTTTACACTTATCTATAATTAAGATCCATATCAAGATCTTGGACTGAGGGGCCACATCAATTTACTTTAAATAAT is a window encoding:
- the Cntf gene encoding ciliary neurotrophic factor produces the protein MAFAEHSPLTLHRQDLCSRSIWLARKIRSDLTSLMESYVTHQGLNKNVNLDSVDGVPVASTDQWSELTEAERLQENLQAYRIFHVMLAKLLEDQQVHFTPTESDFHQAIHTLLLQVSAFAYQLEELMVLLEHKIPPNEADGMPVAVGEGLFEKKLWGLKVLQELSQWTVRSIHDLHVISSHQMGIPAQESYYMAKDKKM